One segment of Streptomyces sp. YIM 121038 DNA contains the following:
- a CDS encoding M23 family metallopeptidase, translating into MALIRPTGKHRRPSRITRTTASAAGVAALTTTGVISGLAAPALAADGSADHASTGLTQAIAINDTLADEIDAQAAAQKQAANDAAAQKKAEEAARQKAAEQKRKAEAAAKEKAEKEAKAKAAKEAKERARERAARDAERKRLNAYVAPVAGSYVSTSYKAGGGMWSSGSHTGIDFHAASGTSVQAVGAGTVVEAGWGGAYGNNVVIKMNDGTYTQYGHMSSLSVTVGQAVTPGQQIGLSGSTGNSSGPHLHFEARTGAEYGSDIDPIAYLRSHGVGV; encoded by the coding sequence ATGGCGCTCATCCGCCCGACCGGCAAGCACCGCCGTCCGAGCCGCATCACGCGCACCACCGCCAGCGCCGCGGGCGTCGCCGCCCTCACCACCACCGGTGTCATCTCGGGCCTGGCCGCTCCGGCCCTCGCCGCCGACGGCTCCGCGGACCACGCGAGCACCGGCCTCACGCAGGCCATCGCCATCAACGACACGCTGGCCGACGAGATCGACGCCCAGGCCGCCGCCCAGAAGCAGGCCGCCAACGACGCCGCCGCCCAGAAGAAGGCGGAAGAGGCGGCGCGGCAGAAGGCCGCCGAGCAGAAGCGCAAGGCCGAGGCCGCCGCGAAGGAGAAGGCCGAGAAGGAGGCCAAGGCCAAGGCGGCGAAGGAGGCCAAGGAGCGGGCCCGCGAGCGGGCCGCCCGTGACGCCGAGCGCAAGCGCCTGAACGCCTACGTCGCCCCGGTCGCCGGCTCCTACGTCTCCACCTCCTACAAGGCCGGCGGCGGCATGTGGTCCTCCGGCAGCCACACCGGCATCGACTTCCACGCCGCGTCCGGCACCTCGGTGCAGGCGGTCGGCGCGGGCACCGTCGTCGAGGCGGGCTGGGGCGGCGCCTACGGCAACAACGTCGTGATCAAGATGAACGACGGCACGTACACCCAGTACGGCCACATGTCGTCCCTCAGCGTCACGGTCGGCCAGGCCGTCACCCCCGGCCAGCAGATCGGCCTCTCCGGTTCCACCGGCAACTCCTCCGGGCCGCACCTGCACTTCGAGGCCCGCACCGGCGCCGAGTACGGCTCGGACATCGACCCGATCGCGTACCTGCGCTCCCACGGCGTGGGCGTCTGA
- a CDS encoding GntR family transcriptional regulator, whose translation MRIPAHSVCTAIRDDIVSGVYERGTRLTEELLARRYGVSRVPVREALRTLEAEGFVVTRRHAGACVAEPTEQDAADLLEVRTLLEPLAAARAAQRRTEAHLKVLRGLVRLGQERARRGGEDLRALDGWFHETLTQASGSPGLIALLTQLRHKVAWMYVADAQAAATDLWSGHAAVVDAVARQDADRARALTLLHAERTASAYRPRAGRVRGSQRAVNKVGVRN comes from the coding sequence ATGCGCATTCCCGCGCACTCGGTCTGCACGGCCATCCGGGACGACATCGTCTCCGGTGTCTACGAACGCGGCACGCGGCTCACCGAAGAACTCCTCGCCCGCCGCTACGGCGTCTCGCGCGTCCCCGTGCGCGAGGCCCTGCGCACCCTGGAGGCCGAGGGCTTCGTCGTCACCCGCAGGCACGCGGGCGCCTGCGTCGCCGAGCCGACCGAGCAGGACGCCGCCGACCTCCTGGAGGTCCGTACGCTCCTGGAGCCGCTGGCGGCCGCCCGCGCGGCCCAGCGCCGCACCGAAGCCCATCTGAAGGTCCTGCGCGGCCTCGTGCGCCTCGGCCAGGAGCGGGCCCGGCGCGGCGGCGAGGACCTGCGCGCGCTCGACGGCTGGTTCCACGAGACGCTCACCCAGGCCTCCGGCAGCCCCGGCCTCATCGCCCTGCTCACCCAGCTGCGCCACAAGGTCGCCTGGATGTACGTGGCGGACGCGCAGGCCGCGGCCACGGACCTGTGGAGCGGGCACGCCGCGGTCGTCGACGCGGTCGCCCGCCAGGACGCGGACCGGGCCCGCGCGCTCACGCTCCTGCACGCCGAGCGCACGGCGTCCGCGTACCGGCCGCGCGCCGGGCGTGTGAGGGGTTCGCAACGCGCCGTCAACAAAGTAGGCGTACGGAATTAA
- a CDS encoding HPr family phosphocarrier protein, producing the protein MAERRVNVGWAEGLHARPASIFVRAATASGVPVTIAKADGNPVNAASMLAVLGLGAQGGEEIVLASDAEGADAALDRLAKLVSEGLEELPETV; encoded by the coding sequence ATGGCTGAGCGCCGCGTCAACGTCGGCTGGGCCGAGGGCCTCCACGCCCGGCCCGCCTCCATCTTCGTCCGTGCGGCCACGGCCTCGGGCGTCCCCGTGACGATCGCCAAGGCCGACGGCAACCCCGTCAACGCGGCCTCGATGCTCGCGGTGCTCGGCCTGGGCGCGCAGGGCGGCGAGGAGATCGTGCTCGCTTCGGACGCCGAGGGTGCGGACGCCGCCCTGGACCGGCTGGCGAAGCTCGTCTCCGAGGGCCTCGAGGAGCTCCCGGAGACCGTCTGA
- a CDS encoding bifunctional GNAT family N-acetyltransferase/acetate--CoA ligase family protein → MQTPADGSAHPSSDSAAHAPADGTAPAATHTPAAEATRAPAADQHPYPSHWEADVVLRDGGTARIRPITAADADRLVSFFEQVSDESKYYRFFAPYPRLSAKDVHRFTHHDHVDRVGLAATIGGEFIATVRYDRIDAQGRPASAPAEEAEVAFLVQDAHQGRGVASALLEHIAAVARERGIRRFAAEVLPANTKMVKVFTDAGYQQQRSFEDGVVRLELDLEPTDRSVAVQHAREQRAEARSVQRLLAPGSVAVIGVGRAEDSVGRGVLRNLLRAGFTGRVHAVNRAFADRATTEGVEGVPAHRSVRDVAGPVDLAVVAVPAEHVPEAVAECGEHGVQGLVVLSAGYAESGPEGLERQRELVRQARSYGMRLIGPNAFGVINTASAVRLNASLAPELAAAGRIGLFTQSGAIGIALLSRLHRRGAGLSSFVSAGNRADVSGNDVLQYWYDDPDTDVALMYLESIGNPRKFTRLARRAAAAKPLVVVQGARHSGIAPTGHAGAATRLPHATVSALLRQAGVIRVDTVTELVDAGLLLAGQPLPAGPRVAILGNSESLGLLTYDACVAEGLRPLPPRDLTTAATPEDFRAALGAALAADTCDAAVVTVIPSLGESSREGQGETLATALRAAAAACPTKPVAVVHVELGELAEALSAAASTKPGSAAARPADRPPAAPPTADAPPPHARIPAYPAAERAVRALAEAVTYAQWRHDIADPGKVPEYDDIDEPGAADLIADLLAKGGDPHGLTLGPDDARDLLGRYGIAVHAVLPAPDADAAADAALRLGYPVALKTTAPHLRHRPDLGGVRLDLADEEQLRRAYRELTHALGRPAELRPVVQAMVARGVDTVVRAGHDPAAGAVLSFGLAGAASELLGDTAHRLIPVTDRDARTLVGSIRTAPLLFGWRGAAPVDTPALEELLQRVSRLVDDHPEVVTVSLEPVVVAQDGLSVLSGTVRLAPPPARDDLGPRTLPAY, encoded by the coding sequence ATGCAGACCCCGGCGGACGGCTCAGCACACCCCTCGTCGGACAGCGCCGCGCACGCCCCGGCGGACGGCACGGCGCCCGCCGCCACGCACACCCCCGCGGCCGAAGCCACCCGCGCCCCGGCCGCGGACCAGCACCCCTACCCCTCCCACTGGGAGGCCGACGTGGTGCTGCGCGACGGCGGCACCGCCCGCATCCGGCCCATCACGGCCGCCGACGCCGACCGTCTGGTCAGCTTCTTCGAGCAGGTCTCGGACGAGTCGAAGTACTACCGCTTCTTCGCGCCCTACCCCCGTCTGTCCGCGAAGGACGTGCACCGCTTCACGCACCACGACCACGTGGACCGCGTCGGGCTCGCGGCCACCATCGGCGGCGAGTTCATCGCCACCGTCCGCTACGACCGCATCGACGCCCAGGGCCGCCCCGCCTCGGCGCCCGCCGAAGAGGCCGAGGTCGCCTTCCTCGTCCAGGACGCCCACCAGGGCCGCGGCGTCGCCTCCGCGCTGCTCGAACACATCGCCGCCGTCGCCCGCGAACGCGGCATCCGCCGCTTCGCCGCCGAAGTCCTGCCCGCCAACACCAAGATGGTGAAGGTCTTCACGGACGCCGGATACCAGCAGCAGCGCAGCTTCGAGGACGGCGTCGTGCGCCTCGAACTCGACCTGGAGCCCACCGACCGCTCCGTCGCCGTCCAGCACGCCCGCGAACAGCGCGCCGAGGCCCGCTCCGTGCAGCGGCTGCTCGCGCCCGGCTCCGTCGCGGTCATCGGCGTCGGCCGCGCCGAGGACAGCGTCGGCCGCGGCGTCCTGCGCAACCTGCTGCGCGCGGGCTTCACCGGCCGCGTCCACGCCGTCAACCGCGCCTTCGCGGACCGGGCCACCACCGAGGGCGTCGAGGGGGTCCCCGCACACCGCTCCGTGCGCGACGTCGCCGGGCCCGTCGACCTCGCCGTCGTCGCCGTCCCCGCCGAGCACGTGCCGGAAGCGGTCGCCGAGTGCGGCGAACACGGCGTCCAGGGCCTCGTCGTCCTCTCCGCCGGATACGCCGAGAGCGGCCCCGAAGGACTGGAGCGCCAGCGCGAACTCGTCCGCCAGGCCCGCTCCTACGGCATGCGCCTCATCGGCCCCAACGCCTTCGGCGTGATCAACACCGCTTCCGCCGTACGCCTGAACGCCTCGCTGGCCCCCGAACTGGCCGCCGCGGGCCGCATCGGCCTGTTCACCCAGTCCGGTGCCATCGGCATCGCCCTGCTGTCCCGGCTGCACCGCCGCGGCGCGGGCCTGTCGTCCTTCGTCAGCGCGGGCAACCGCGCCGACGTCTCCGGCAACGACGTCCTCCAGTACTGGTACGACGACCCGGACACCGACGTCGCGCTCATGTACCTGGAATCCATCGGCAACCCCCGCAAGTTCACCCGCCTCGCCCGCCGCGCCGCCGCCGCGAAGCCCCTCGTCGTCGTCCAGGGCGCCCGGCACAGCGGCATCGCCCCCACCGGCCACGCCGGGGCCGCGACCCGGCTGCCGCACGCCACCGTGTCCGCGCTGCTCCGCCAGGCCGGGGTCATCCGCGTCGACACCGTCACCGAGCTCGTCGACGCCGGGCTCCTGCTCGCGGGCCAGCCGCTGCCCGCGGGGCCCCGCGTCGCCATCCTCGGCAACTCCGAGTCCCTCGGCCTGCTCACCTACGACGCGTGCGTCGCCGAAGGCCTGCGCCCGCTGCCCCCGCGCGACCTGACCACGGCCGCGACGCCCGAGGACTTCCGCGCCGCGCTCGGCGCCGCGCTCGCCGCCGACACCTGTGACGCGGCCGTGGTCACCGTCATCCCCTCGCTCGGCGAGTCGAGCCGCGAGGGCCAGGGGGAGACCCTGGCGACCGCCCTGCGGGCCGCCGCTGCCGCGTGCCCCACCAAGCCCGTCGCCGTCGTCCACGTGGAGCTCGGCGAGCTCGCCGAGGCCCTCTCCGCCGCCGCGAGCACCAAGCCCGGATCGGCCGCCGCCCGCCCCGCCGACCGGCCCCCCGCCGCCCCGCCCACGGCCGACGCCCCGCCGCCGCACGCCCGCATCCCCGCCTACCCCGCCGCCGAGCGGGCCGTGCGCGCCCTCGCCGAAGCCGTCACCTACGCCCAGTGGCGGCACGACATCGCCGACCCCGGCAAGGTGCCCGAGTACGACGACATCGACGAACCGGGCGCCGCCGACCTCATCGCGGACCTCCTCGCCAAGGGCGGCGACCCGCACGGCCTGACCCTCGGCCCCGACGACGCCCGCGACCTGCTCGGCCGCTACGGCATCGCCGTCCACGCCGTCCTGCCCGCGCCCGACGCCGACGCGGCCGCCGACGCCGCCCTGCGGCTCGGCTACCCCGTCGCCCTCAAGACCACGGCCCCGCACCTGCGCCACCGCCCCGACCTCGGCGGCGTACGCCTCGACCTCGCCGACGAGGAGCAGCTGCGCCGCGCCTACCGCGAGCTCACCCACGCCCTCGGCCGCCCCGCCGAGCTGCGGCCCGTCGTCCAGGCCATGGTCGCGCGGGGCGTCGACACCGTCGTGCGCGCGGGACACGACCCCGCCGCGGGGGCGGTGCTGTCCTTCGGCCTCGCGGGCGCGGCGTCCGAACTCCTCGGGGACACCGCCCACCGACTGATTCCCGTCACCGACCGCGATGCGCGCACCCTCGTGGGATCGATCCGGACCGCGCCCCTCCTCTTCGGCTGGCGCGGTGCGGCCCCCGTGGACACCCCCGCCCTGGAGGAGCTCCTCCAGCGGGTCTCGCGCCTGGTCGACGACCATCCCGAAGTGGTCACCGTCTCACTGGAACCGGTGGTCGTCGCCCAGGACGGCCTGTCCGTCCTCAGCGGCACCGTCCGCCTCGCCCCGCCCCCGGCCCGCGACGACCTGGGCCCGCGCACCCTGCCCGCCTACTGA
- a CDS encoding DUF5998 family protein, with protein MAKTGTTTQGLRAAIERSGYYPALVAEAVEAAVGGETIGSYLVHQETTFDANEVRRHVTVLVLTDTRFIVSHTDEQAADSTSPTPYATTSTESVKIGRISSVVVSRVVANPEKYVPGSLPREVVLTIGWGAVSRIDLEPAACGDPNCEADHGYTGSSTADDLSLRVSEAGDGPDTVRQTLAFAQALSEATAATAGGAGATR; from the coding sequence ATGGCAAAGACCGGTACCACGACCCAGGGGCTGCGCGCGGCGATCGAGCGCAGCGGCTACTACCCGGCCCTCGTGGCCGAGGCGGTGGAGGCCGCGGTCGGCGGCGAGACCATCGGGTCGTACCTGGTCCACCAGGAGACCACGTTCGACGCCAACGAAGTACGCCGTCACGTGACGGTGCTCGTCCTCACCGACACCCGCTTCATCGTCAGCCACACCGACGAGCAGGCGGCCGACAGCACCTCGCCGACCCCGTACGCCACGACCTCCACCGAGTCCGTGAAGATCGGCCGGATCTCGTCGGTCGTCGTCAGCCGCGTCGTCGCCAATCCCGAGAAGTACGTCCCCGGCTCCCTGCCCCGTGAGGTCGTCCTCACCATCGGCTGGGGCGCCGTCTCCCGCATCGACCTCGAACCGGCCGCCTGCGGCGACCCCAACTGCGAGGCCGACCACGGCTACACGGGCAGCTCCACCGCCGACGACCTCAGCCTGCGCGTCAGCGAGGCCGGCGACGGCCCCGACACGGTCCGCCAGACCCTCGCCTTCGCCCAGGCACTCTCCGAGGCCACGGCGGCCACCGCCGGCGGCGCGGGCGCCACCCGCTGA
- a CDS encoding nucleotide pyrophosphatase/phosphodiesterase family protein, producing MVTADWTGGWDDVQPLELATAPLPEYGTGSLADLLPTLVAHQEVDGFAPAIAELAPADRNCVFLIDGLGWEQLRAHPAEAPFLTSLLGSSRGGTGRPITAGFPATTATSLASVGTGLPPGLHGLPGYTARNPDTGELMNQLRWKPWTDPHAWQPHPTVFRRAHEAGVHTAQVSSPTFEHTPLTKVALSGGTFRGRLSGEDRMDLAAEQLAAGDRSLVYTYYAEVDGKGHRFGLDSDAWRGQLMYVDRLVQRLAEQLPPRSALYVTADHGMVDIPFDEESRIDFDEDWELRAGVALLGGEGRARHVYAVPGAEADVLTVWREVLGDRFWVAGREEAIAAGWFGPRVDERVHGRIGDVVAAAHDDALIIASRTEPHESAMVGNHGSMTPAEQLVPLLEVRS from the coding sequence ATGGTCACAGCCGACTGGACCGGCGGCTGGGACGACGTACAGCCCCTGGAGCTCGCCACCGCACCGCTGCCCGAGTACGGCACCGGGTCGCTCGCCGACCTGCTGCCCACCCTCGTCGCGCACCAGGAGGTCGACGGCTTCGCGCCCGCCATCGCCGAGCTGGCCCCCGCCGACCGGAACTGCGTCTTCCTGATCGACGGCCTCGGCTGGGAGCAACTGCGCGCCCACCCCGCCGAAGCGCCGTTCCTGACCTCGCTCCTCGGCTCCTCGCGCGGCGGCACCGGACGCCCCATCACCGCGGGCTTCCCCGCCACCACGGCCACCTCCCTCGCCTCCGTCGGCACCGGCCTGCCCCCGGGCCTCCACGGCCTGCCCGGGTACACCGCCCGCAACCCCGACACCGGCGAGCTGATGAACCAGCTCCGCTGGAAGCCCTGGACCGACCCGCACGCCTGGCAGCCCCACCCCACGGTCTTCCGGCGCGCCCACGAGGCGGGCGTCCACACCGCCCAGGTCTCCTCGCCGACCTTCGAGCACACCCCGCTCACCAAGGTCGCCCTGAGCGGCGGCACCTTCCGCGGCCGCCTCTCCGGCGAGGACCGCATGGACCTCGCCGCCGAGCAGCTCGCCGCCGGTGACCGCTCCCTGGTCTACACGTACTACGCGGAGGTCGACGGCAAGGGCCACCGCTTCGGCCTGGACTCCGACGCCTGGCGCGGCCAGCTCATGTACGTCGACCGCCTCGTCCAGCGCCTGGCCGAGCAGCTCCCGCCGCGCAGCGCCCTGTACGTCACGGCCGACCACGGCATGGTCGACATCCCCTTCGACGAAGAGTCCCGGATCGACTTCGACGAGGACTGGGAGCTGCGCGCGGGCGTCGCCCTGCTCGGCGGCGAGGGCCGCGCCCGCCACGTCTACGCCGTCCCCGGCGCCGAGGCCGACGTCCTCACCGTCTGGCGGGAGGTCCTCGGGGACCGCTTCTGGGTGGCCGGACGCGAGGAGGCCATCGCCGCGGGGTGGTTCGGCCCGCGCGTCGACGAGCGCGTCCACGGCCGCATCGGCGACGTGGTGGCCGCCGCCCACGACGACGCCCTGATCATCGCCTCCCGCACCGAGCCCCACGAGTCCGCGATGGTCGGCAACCACGGCTCCATGACCCCCGCCGAACAGCTCGTACCGCTGCTGGAAGTACGCTCCTAG
- a CDS encoding thymidine kinase — protein MPELVFFSGTMDCGKSTLALQIEHNRSARGLEGLIFARNDRAGAGKLSSRLGLVTQALEVADGLDFYAHLVDRLSQGGRADYVIVDEAQFLTPEQVDQLARVVDDLGLDVFAFGITTDFRTRLFPGSQRLVELADRIEVLQVEALCWCGARATHNARTVGGHMVVEGAQVVVGDVNQAADEVGYEVVCRRHHRRRMTAASAHAGALSPDVLPLDSDSAVGTLERS, from the coding sequence ATGCCTGAGCTGGTGTTCTTCTCCGGAACGATGGACTGCGGGAAGAGCACCCTCGCGCTGCAGATCGAGCACAACCGCTCGGCCCGCGGCCTCGAGGGGTTGATCTTCGCGCGCAACGACCGCGCGGGCGCGGGCAAGCTCTCCTCCCGCCTCGGCCTCGTCACCCAGGCCCTCGAAGTCGCCGACGGCCTCGACTTCTACGCCCATCTCGTCGACCGCCTCTCCCAGGGCGGCCGCGCCGACTACGTCATCGTCGACGAGGCGCAGTTCCTCACCCCGGAGCAGGTCGACCAGCTCGCGCGCGTGGTCGACGACCTCGGCCTCGACGTCTTCGCCTTCGGCATCACCACCGACTTCCGCACCCGGCTCTTCCCCGGCTCGCAGCGGCTCGTGGAGCTCGCCGACCGCATAGAGGTCCTCCAGGTCGAGGCCCTGTGCTGGTGCGGCGCCCGTGCCACTCACAACGCCCGTACCGTCGGTGGCCACATGGTCGTCGAGGGCGCCCAGGTCGTCGTCGGAGACGTCAACCAGGCCGCTGACGAGGTGGGCTACGAGGTCGTGTGCCGCCGTCACCACCGCCGCCGCATGACCGCCGCGTCCGCCCACGCGGGCGCCCTGTCGCCCGACGTCCTTCCGCTCGACAGCGACAGCGCCGTCGGCACCCTGGAACGCTCCTAG
- a CDS encoding VOC family protein, giving the protein MTEARWPDSRRERTARPAPGTPCWVSLMAHDLAATKEFYARLFGWTYRPGPQQLGPYVRAFLDDREVAGIGELPADRRLPIAWTPYLASDDADETAEMARHCGGTVGVGPLDAAEAGRMAIASDPAGAVFGIWQPAEHLGTAVAGVPGAPAWNELVTRETAEVAKFYRTLFGYTEEASGAPDTDFLTLFLEGRAVASVHGAGSALPRDRGAYWMTYFEAADVDATVERAVELGGRLVRPAREGTHGRIATVADPEGAVFTLVHTERSCQEPPETL; this is encoded by the coding sequence ATGACCGAGGCACGGTGGCCGGACAGCCGACGCGAACGGACCGCGCGGCCCGCACCCGGCACGCCCTGCTGGGTGAGCCTGATGGCGCACGACCTGGCCGCGACCAAGGAGTTCTACGCGCGGCTCTTCGGCTGGACGTACCGGCCCGGGCCGCAGCAGCTGGGCCCCTACGTACGCGCCTTCCTGGACGACCGCGAGGTGGCCGGGATCGGCGAGCTGCCGGCCGACCGGCGCCTGCCGATCGCCTGGACCCCGTATCTGGCGTCGGACGACGCCGACGAGACGGCGGAGATGGCCCGGCACTGCGGCGGCACGGTGGGCGTCGGCCCGCTGGACGCGGCCGAGGCCGGGCGCATGGCGATCGCGTCGGACCCCGCGGGCGCGGTGTTCGGCATCTGGCAGCCCGCGGAGCACCTGGGCACCGCGGTGGCGGGGGTGCCCGGAGCGCCCGCCTGGAACGAGCTGGTGACCCGGGAGACGGCGGAGGTCGCCAAGTTCTACCGGACGCTGTTCGGCTACACCGAGGAGGCGTCCGGCGCACCCGACACGGACTTCCTGACGCTGTTCCTCGAGGGCCGTGCGGTGGCTTCGGTGCACGGCGCCGGCAGCGCGCTGCCGCGCGACCGGGGCGCGTACTGGATGACGTACTTCGAGGCCGCGGACGTGGACGCGACGGTGGAGCGGGCGGTCGAGCTCGGCGGCCGTCTCGTGCGTCCCGCGCGCGAGGGCACGCACGGGCGGATCGCGACGGTCGCCGACCCGGAGGGCGCGGTGTTCACGCTCGTGCACACCGAGCGGTCCTGCCAGGAGCCGCCGGAGACGCTCTGA
- a CDS encoding sulfurtransferase produces MKAIISASELASDLAGANPPVLLDVRWQLGGPHQRPAYEEAHIPSAVFVDLDAELAGPAGAEGRHPLPDAGRFGAAMRAAGVSGDRDVVVYDGGQGWAAARAWWLLRWAGHPSVRVLDGGLAAWRGELESGDVRPPAEGAFTPVPDSVARLDADGAAALARSGLLLDARAAERYRGDVEPIDRVGGHIPGAVSAPTTENVSGDGRFRPAGELAARFTALGAADAPEVGVYCGSGVSGAHEVLALAVAGIPAALYVGSWSEWSSDAARPVAKGPDPQ; encoded by the coding sequence ATGAAAGCCATCATCTCCGCATCCGAACTCGCGAGCGACCTGGCGGGCGCGAATCCGCCAGTGCTGCTCGACGTCCGCTGGCAGCTCGGCGGCCCGCACCAGCGGCCCGCCTACGAGGAGGCGCACATCCCGTCGGCGGTCTTCGTCGACCTGGACGCGGAACTGGCCGGTCCGGCCGGGGCGGAGGGCCGCCACCCGCTGCCGGACGCCGGGCGCTTCGGCGCGGCGATGCGGGCGGCGGGCGTCTCGGGGGACCGGGACGTGGTCGTGTACGACGGCGGGCAGGGCTGGGCCGCGGCGCGCGCCTGGTGGCTGCTGCGCTGGGCGGGGCACCCGTCGGTGCGCGTCCTGGACGGCGGGCTCGCGGCGTGGCGCGGCGAGCTGGAGTCCGGCGACGTACGACCGCCCGCGGAGGGCGCGTTCACGCCGGTGCCCGACTCGGTCGCCCGGCTCGACGCGGACGGCGCGGCCGCCCTGGCCCGCTCGGGTCTGCTCCTGGACGCCCGGGCCGCGGAGCGCTACCGGGGCGACGTCGAGCCGATCGACCGCGTGGGCGGGCACATCCCGGGCGCGGTCTCGGCCCCCACGACGGAGAACGTCTCCGGGGATGGCCGATTCCGTCCGGCGGGGGAGCTCGCGGCCCGCTTCACGGCGCTGGGCGCCGCCGACGCCCCGGAGGTCGGGGTGTACTGCGGCTCGGGCGTCTCGGGCGCCCATGAGGTCCTCGCCCTCGCGGTGGCGGGCATTCCGGCGGCGCTGTACGTCGGTTCGTGGTCGGAGTGGTCCTCGGACGCGGCCCGTCCGGTGGCGAAGGGGCCGGATCCGCAGTAA
- the sepH gene encoding septation protein SepH — protein sequence MPELRVVAVSNDGTRLVLKAADSTEYTLPIDERLRAAVRGDRPRLGQIEIEVESHLRPRDIQARIRAGASAEEVASLAGIPVDRVRRFEGPVLAERAFMAERARKTPVRRPGENTGPQLGEAVQERLLLRGADKESVQWDSWRRDDGTWEVLLVYRVATEPHSASWTYDPPRRLVQAVDDEARALIGETDDIAAPEPSFPFVPRIARLPRDRPLERALDRPGAPAPEPDEPGPSGAVAEQERDSLTSLLEAVPSFRGDMVVPERPTTAPSELPSAQDEPEQEPEAEEPPATAASAGSAYADVLMPRAVASHRERLVGSTDRQAEADGVRPGRRAAVPSWDEIVFGTRRKKQE from the coding sequence ATGCCCGAACTGCGTGTCGTGGCCGTCAGCAACGACGGCACACGGCTGGTGCTGAAGGCTGCGGACAGCACGGAGTACACGCTTCCCATCGACGAACGGCTCCGTGCCGCCGTACGCGGCGACCGCCCGAGACTCGGCCAGATCGAGATCGAGGTGGAGAGCCACCTCAGGCCCCGCGACATCCAGGCCCGTATACGCGCTGGAGCCAGTGCGGAAGAAGTCGCCTCGCTCGCCGGCATCCCCGTCGACCGCGTCCGCCGCTTCGAGGGCCCCGTCCTCGCCGAGCGCGCCTTCATGGCCGAGCGCGCCCGGAAGACCCCCGTGCGCCGCCCCGGCGAGAACACCGGACCGCAGCTCGGCGAGGCCGTCCAGGAGCGGCTGCTGCTGCGCGGCGCCGACAAGGAGTCCGTGCAGTGGGACTCCTGGCGCCGTGACGACGGCACCTGGGAGGTGCTGCTCGTCTACCGCGTCGCCACCGAGCCGCACTCCGCGAGCTGGACGTACGACCCGCCGCGCCGCCTCGTCCAGGCCGTCGACGACGAGGCCCGCGCCCTCATCGGCGAGACCGACGACATCGCCGCGCCCGAGCCGAGCTTTCCGTTCGTGCCGCGCATCGCCCGGCTGCCCCGGGACAGGCCGCTGGAGCGCGCCCTCGACCGCCCCGGCGCCCCGGCGCCGGAGCCCGACGAGCCGGGCCCGAGCGGCGCCGTCGCCGAGCAGGAGCGGGACTCCCTGACCAGCCTCCTGGAGGCCGTGCCGAGCTTCCGGGGCGACATGGTCGTCCCGGAGCGCCCCACCACCGCACCCTCCGAACTGCCGTCCGCACAGGACGAGCCGGAGCAGGAGCCCGAGGCCGAGGAGCCCCCGGCGACCGCGGCGTCGGCCGGTTCGGCGTACGCGGACGTGCTGATGCCGCGCGCCGTCGCCAGCCACCGCGAGCGCCTGGTCGGCTCCACGGACCGCCAGGCCGAGGCGGACGGCGTCCGGCCCGGCCGCCGCGCCGCCGTGCCGAGCTGGGACGAGATCGTGTTCGGCACCCGCCGCAAGAAGCAGGAGTAG